CGGTGTTTTGACTGTAATTTTCAAATCTTTATTTATAAACACtgtattggtttttttttgggggggggggaataaataTAGCTGATATAGGTGATTTACACTTTACACTCACAATGTATCCTGTACCAATTTCATCACTTTCACTTTTCTAATGATAGATTTGTTGGGCAGTCTGTAGCACTAAGTAATATCAGCTCCTATGATAAGGTATTTAACGTGGCTCCTGCATTTATAATTGTCTCAAGATATACATGGCGCATAGCCTACTTctaaattaatgtattttttaaccaaattacCACACACAGGGGATCGGTGAACGCCCAAGGTGAATTCTGGTATTTTTTCCAAGTGGATTAACTTGGCCTGAAAGTCAAACTTCATATAATTTCCCAGTATATCTAATACGTATAAcgtattgttatttattatttaacatgtgGGCTGCCACATTTTGCCTTATGGTTTCTTCGTGCGATTTGTCCCTCAGTGCGCACCGTCTTACATCGTCACTTCCGTGTTTTCGTACTTCCGGTTTAGATACTTCATCCATGCTCCGCAAGCGCTGAATGTTCAACACGAAAGGCAGACTGAAGAAAGAGACCAAATAAACCAAAGCTATAATGTTCAAACTGGAAGGACTCGGGCCTAAAATGGACccagaggagatgaagaagaaaatgagACAAGATGTCATCTCATCTGTACGAAACTTCCTTATTTACGTCGCCCTTCTCAGAGCCAGTGAGTACAGGCAGATGACATTGACATAGCCTACAACTCACAACACTGATATGTTTTACTACTTTTTTCTGGCTATAGGACAGTGTTGTTTCACCTCATGCATTTGATAGTTTTGTATGTATTATGGCAAATGTGATACAAAAAATAACGACACAAGCTACACTGCTCGAGATCCGACAGAGGCTGCACAATCTGTCGAAATACTGCAATTGTACAGggatttatttagttatttgaaAAAGACAATCAGTACCAAAACTTCTAGTTCTAAAAATACCAGTAAAGAGTTTAGTTCAATGCTTACTCTTGCTAAATTTACATAATATCGTTTCTTTGCATTGGTTTTCAACAAgtcatgtgttgtttttagtAGTATTCTGAGAACAGCAGAAAGGCAGAACGAGTACAGTTACATTTATGTTcatcatttcttaaataatttcATTATCATAACATTAACAAAGTATTTTCCTAAAGTGTCTTGCTATACATACATCTCATGGTCTCAGGGGTATTCATGGTCTTAACATAAACTAATACTCTGTTTATTCTGTGTTTACAGCCCCATATGTGTTAAAGAAGCTGGACAGCATATGAGCGGAGCAGCAGGTCTCTTCTTCGGCAATGCACTGAGAGTTTACTCcatcagagacaggatcagtCATCATCAGCAGAATTCCGGGGCCACAGCAGCAAATCCTGTTGGAGATGACTAAAGGCTGTCCATCACCTGAAGAAACACATTGTTCTCGTTTCTCATGTCTTGTTGAATACTTTAGTCTGTCTTTCATGTTAAACACATTGtggtttacttttttaatgcaaattctaaatgtgtgtatgcCTGCTGTGTTCACACATTAAAGAAgaaaccttctttttttttggattTACATAACAGATTGTCAAACTGCATAACATATGTACACTGTAAGAAAACTTTCATTTAAACCTTGAATCTAAaatcactgaaaataaaaattaaatgacaataaGAAAGGATTTGGAACTGATTCATTGTCTTTGTTTGAACGTGATAACAGAGATCTTCAACAGCAACAGACATATTTTCTTGACTAGCCTCTAGATTAATTTTAACCTGTGCCTTGGTTCTTATTTAGAAcaaaaatgcaatgtgttttatatttctcttttctatatttttaactAAAATACTAGTTTGTTAAAACTCACATGAATTGATAGGCACACGTTTCAaattaaaatctaaaatgtCATCTGCTTTGGGTTTTTAATTGGAGTAATAAAGCCAAAGgatattgaaatgtaaataaaaagaattGTACAAATATccattgtttgttgtttggaaTGTACAGTGTATCAATTTGACTAGCAGTGTGCTGTAACCATTACAACATAATTTGATCAGATTGAACCAGGATTTAACCAATTGACTAAAGGTTTAACATAGTCGAATACAGATGCATTTCAGCAAAATGTCCACCAGGGGGCGGTGTGGTTTCATCCCAATGGTTGATGAGACAACATATGATGGAGGACTGTAGCTACTAAACCGGGTGAGTGTTAGGTTGTAAGGCTCTGGATTCGTATCATTAATGATAACCTTAAAGAAAGCAACATTAGGATAACATATTTTCGTCAGTGGAAGAAGAACTGTGCAGTTATCCGGCTGTTCTCGGAGACAAAGCCTGAGACCGCGTCGCATCCTCCGTTTTATTGTTGCACCAGGCCCGCCCATAATCCACAGCATCCCCGCTACAACAGACAATAGACTGCACATCACACCGGAGGTAGGCTCCTTTGGAAAGCCAGTGTCAAGTCAGCCTGAAGTTGTTTTAGCGGATGAGTAAATAACAAGAAGTTTGACAGCTCTGCCCTAGACAATGccctttgttgtgtttttgaatttaCACTAGTGCCACGGATGCTATAAAATACACCTGTACTGAACAAACTCCATCGTCCATGATGGACTTCCCAGGTCATTTCCAGCATATTTTCAAGCAGCTCAACCACCAGCGCCTCCATGCTcagctgtgtgattgtgtgGTGTTGGTTGGAGGTCAAAGCTTCCAGGCTCACCGCTCAATCCTGGCAGCATCAAGCTCCCACTTCAGGGCTCTCCTGAGCTCCAGTGACAGTGGGGAGGAGGTTGGAGCTGATCCAGATGCAGGGGGTAACCCCAGTGTGATGCAACTAGATCCAGAGGTGGTGACCCCTGAGGCCTTTTCAACCTTGCTGGAAATGATTTACACCTCCACCCTCTCTCCTGGGGCTTCCAATGTGATGGATGTACTGCTGGCAGCATCTCACCTGCACCTCAACACTGTCGTCAAGGCCTGCAAGCTCCATCTGTCCAGGAAAAACTTTCCTGCATCGCCTCCAAAAGGCTGGAGGTCATTGCAACAGCAGCAGGCAGAGAGGTCGTCGTTGTTTCAACAGGCCACATCTGTCATGGAAGAGTACATCAGTGACGAGGAAGTCGGGGTGGAGGTTAGTCAATCTGGTGGAGTTGATGACCAGcgggtgaggaggagagaagtCCTAATTGCTGAACCGTTATTGAGGAACAAGAGGAAATCAAACAATGACAGGCTTGTTGGCAGAAAGAGGTCCTGCACACTGCCTGAGGGAAACTATAAGGATTGTTCACCTACTGTAACCAGAAGCAACGTCAGTACAGAGGAGGGTGGAGAGGAGCTAGTGCCCCCAGACTGCCTGCAGACGAGGGATGGTCTCTGGGAGAGCCGTGGCGAGGTGGAAATggaggagaaatatgaagcaaccAAGGGAGAGATAGAGGAGATCCAGCTGCCAAGCCAGTCCGACAGCAGCACAAGAGGTGTAGGTGTGTGGGATATGGGAGTAGTTACAGATGGAGACAATGTGGTCAAAATAAAGATAGGAGAAGAAggggaggaagatggagagaagcCGAAGATTGCAATGATTGAGGTGAAAAAGGAGAGCTCATACTCCCCAGATTTACAAGACAATTCTCCTCTATCTCCACCACCAGGCTACACTGACAACTTGGATGCACAACTAAATGAGGAGAAAATGGCCACAGCCTGCCCCACAGAGGCTGACGTTAGCTCTCTGCAATCCCAGCTGTGCACAGATCTTCAAACTGATGCAGAAGCTAGAGATCTGTGTGAGGAGTCAGTGGACGGTGAAGGCCTGGACAGCCTGTCAGAACTGGCCTTTTCCTGCTTCCTCAACCCCAGCAGTGACAGCGTGATAGGGGCTTTGGAGGAAGAAGATAGCCTAGCTAGCCTCACCGCTGCTGCtacagctgctgctgcctcttATGCTCAATCTGCTGAAGAACTATGTCAAAACTCAGAGGAATCCTCTCCTGCTCAGACCTCTGATCCCTCACTTGTTTTTCCTATGACGTCTGTCCCCTTGCAGCAGCTTCTCCCAACTCAGGGCCCTGGTTTCAGTGACACACTCATCCTCCAGCCCACTCAGAACTCTTTAACAGGGTTCCTGAGTAGCATCAAACCAAGCCTCAGTCTGGAAACCTCCCTCATCCAACCTTCCAGGGTCGGGAAAAGCTCAGGCGCGACAACCTTCCGACGCATTGCCCCCAAAGTGCTGCCTGGATCAGAAGCTGATGGTTCCTCTGGGTCCGCGGGGGATGCTGCGGAGCGGCCACCTCTTACCAGAGCTTCTGAGGATGTTCTATCCAAGTGCAAGAAAGCGGCTGCTGAAGACCACGTGATGTTAGTGGAAGGGGAGAAGAAATACGCATGCAAAATCTGCTGTAAGACCTTCATGAACCTGACTGACTGTAAGAAACATATTCGTGTCCACACGGGAGAAAAACCCTATCCATGTCCAAAGTGTGGCAAGCGCTTCAGCCAGTCGTCCCATCTGTATAAGCACTCCAAAAACACCTGCCTGAACTGGACGGATGATCAATCATTCCCTGATACCCTGCTGTCAACTGCTCTTAACTGAAGGGTGTTTTCTGGTTTgcacaaaaaaatctaaaatgcaCTCTGCAAGGTTGATTATTTATTACCCCATTaacttattttaatgttatggTACATGAATTAAAATTCAATTAGCTAATGTTTTCAACACTGTTGTGATTTGTTAAAAACTTGAAACGTGAAATGAAATGGATACAAAATGTAGCCAAACTGATGAATGCACTGAAAATGTTCTCAAAGAATAATGTGTTTTACTCTGTGTTCAGagtgatgaaaataaatcattcacTCAAAACTTTTTGGAGAATGAGTGActtcttataaataaaaatacaaagcaCACAGAGCATTATATTTAATCTAATCTGTGTTTATTCTCCAAAGACATGCCATATTTTTACACAAAACTGGAGTGTTGTATTGTTTAGAAGCGTCACTGACAGCATCACCTTTAGAGAAAAGGGCAGCTTGAATAATGCCAATCTTTATGGCAAGAATAAAGAGAGACAATGACTAATCTTAGGGAGTGCTGCTAGTTTCTTCATTAGCCTCTTAAATACTtagaacttaaatacatttctgagatGACAAAACTGCACAAAGAATGTAATTCCTCTGAAATGCACATTGAACTCAAAGATTGAATCTCATATTAGTGCCTCTGACAGGATCCCACTATCAAGTTAATACTGACAAACTGTAGTCATGTATCTAAGCTTTGTAAACTACATTAGTATTCTTCTTTTTCAGCCCTTCCCCACTTTGATCTCAGATAGGAAACTATCACTAGGTCAGTACAGTAGTTATAGATGCAGCACCGGAGGAGACAAGTCGGCACAGCGGCTCAGTTTAAGCTTTAGAATGTGAGTTCACTTGGCATGTCCGTGCCCTGTAAACCTCCCAGCAGGTTCTGGGCCGACAAAGCTCCCATGATGCCTCTCGTGGAGTAGGTGGCACTGCCGATGTGTGGCAACACCACTGCACAAGATAGGAGAGGATAGAATATATAATTACAAAAGACTATAGAGTCAAATCAAAAGAGCGTAGGAAAGgtggacaaaaaaacatgtttacatatttcaCATCCTGTTTACCCACCGCAGTTTTTGAGTGTCAACAGAGGGTGGTTTGTTGGGAGTGGCTCAGGTGTTGTGACATCTAATCCAGCTGCAGCTATCTGTCCGCTACTCAGAGCTTCATATAGATCCTCCTGGTTCACCACAGTTCCCCTAAAACAAAGAACACACCACATCTTAGATTGTTTGTATGTAACAGCAAACAAGAGCTAGTGACAGAAACACATGACAACAGTCTACACCCATACCAAGGTCTATCACACCCATATTTGTGCTGCTTTACCTGCTTGAGTTGACGAAGACTGCTGTGTTTTTCATCTTGCTGAAGAAGGCCTTATCACACATGCCCTGGGTTTCTGGCGTCAGGGAGCAGGAAACAACTATAAAGTCGCTCTCTGACACAAGTGTGTCGAGGGGAACTGTTCAACatagaggagaggacaggaggacgaacaaaacaggagaggaaacatAAACCAAAATGCATATTGTTGAAAGGTAGATAGATTTTAGTTAGTTTAACAAATCTAATTTACTTTTATTGTTATCTTCTACTATGCACTGGTATAAGTGTTGcttcttaaaatgaatattatattttattaaatatatttgatttatattggTTTATATTCTTATGATGTTTGAGGAATCTCTGGCAAAAAAACCTGTCATTTGGGATTAGTTCTACCTTagcttttgtatgtttttatattagattatCACTACTTACAGTATCTCCTGTCATTCTGTCCTGTTATGGTTTTTATTGTTTCCCTTACACTGTGTAagcttctcttctttttcttaccAAACTCTCCATTCACCTCAGCAGCGTGGGCCTTGGCTGTTCTCCCAGAGTACAGCAGCCTCTTCACTCCAAAGGGCATGAGCCTCCGAGCAATGGCCATGCCTAAACATA
The DNA window shown above is from Eleginops maclovinus isolate JMC-PN-2008 ecotype Puerto Natales chromosome 23, JC_Emac_rtc_rv5, whole genome shotgun sequence and carries:
- the tomm5 gene encoding mitochondrial import receptor subunit TOM5 homolog; this encodes MFKLEGLGPKMDPEEMKKKMRQDVISSVRNFLIYVALLRATPYVLKKLDSI
- the LOC134859819 gene encoding zinc finger and BTB domain-containing protein 5-like gives rise to the protein MMDFPGHFQHIFKQLNHQRLHAQLCDCVVLVGGQSFQAHRSILAASSSHFRALLSSSDSGEEVGADPDAGGNPSVMQLDPEVVTPEAFSTLLEMIYTSTLSPGASNVMDVLLAASHLHLNTVVKACKLHLSRKNFPASPPKGWRSLQQQQAERSSLFQQATSVMEEYISDEEVGVEVSQSGGVDDQRVRRREVLIAEPLLRNKRKSNNDRLVGRKRSCTLPEGNYKDCSPTVTRSNVSTEEGGEELVPPDCLQTRDGLWESRGEVEMEEKYEATKGEIEEIQLPSQSDSSTRGVGVWDMGVVTDGDNVVKIKIGEEGEEDGEKPKIAMIEVKKESSYSPDLQDNSPLSPPPGYTDNLDAQLNEEKMATACPTEADVSSLQSQLCTDLQTDAEARDLCEESVDGEGLDSLSELAFSCFLNPSSDSVIGALEEEDSLASLTAAATAAAASYAQSAEELCQNSEESSPAQTSDPSLVFPMTSVPLQQLLPTQGPGFSDTLILQPTQNSLTGFLSSIKPSLSLETSLIQPSRVGKSSGATTFRRIAPKVLPGSEADGSSGSAGDAAERPPLTRASEDVLSKCKKAAAEDHVMLVEGEKKYACKICCKTFMNLTDCKKHIRVHTGEKPYPCPKCGKRFSQSSHLYKHSKNTCLNWTDDQSFPDTLLSTALN